The Salana multivorans genome window below encodes:
- a CDS encoding PspC domain-containing protein — protein MDSIFNAIRSTGFRRGPKPVLGGVCAGIARTLGIEANLVRLIVVALMIFAGLPLAVYLVVWILTPAQDGSIPAQTFLASVGVGTTGTAAAPQYPTTPAQPTPAQPAAPAPMPTPPSSLDLPEGVQNVPYAQDR, from the coding sequence ATGGACAGCATCTTCAACGCCATTCGTTCCACCGGCTTCCGCCGCGGCCCCAAGCCCGTCCTCGGCGGCGTGTGCGCGGGCATCGCCCGCACCCTCGGCATCGAGGCGAACCTGGTGCGGCTCATCGTCGTCGCGCTCATGATCTTCGCCGGGCTGCCCCTTGCGGTGTACCTGGTCGTGTGGATCCTCACCCCGGCCCAGGACGGGTCGATCCCCGCTCAGACGTTCCTGGCGAGCGTCGGCGTCGGCACGACGGGGACGGCCGCGGCGCCCCAGTACCCGACGACGCCGGCCCAGCCCACGCCGGCCCAGCCAGCGGCCCCGGCGCCCATGCCGACGCCGCCGTCCTCGCTCGACCTCCCCGAGGGCGTCCAGAACGTCCCGTACGCCCAGGACCGCTGA
- a CDS encoding putative quinol monooxygenase: MPAVLLSGRLVCRDEVEAAAVRDGLPHHLELTRAEPGCVSFEVRATADPLVWLVEELFVDAEAFEAHTVRAAASEWGRATTGIERRYVVSR, from the coding sequence GTGCCCGCCGTGCTCCTGAGCGGCCGCCTCGTGTGCCGGGACGAGGTCGAGGCGGCTGCCGTGCGGGACGGGCTGCCTCACCACCTCGAGCTGACCCGCGCCGAGCCGGGTTGCGTGAGCTTCGAGGTCCGCGCGACCGCCGACCCGCTGGTCTGGCTCGTGGAGGAGCTGTTCGTCGACGCCGAGGCGTTCGAGGCGCACACCGTCCGGGCCGCCGCGAGCGAGTGGGGTCGCGCCACGACGGGGATTGAGCGGCGGTACGTCGTCTCGCGCTGA
- the hisD gene encoding histidinol dehydrogenase, giving the protein MISRIDLRGRTLTSAQLRRAVPRAELDVETATGAVEPIIAAVRERGAAELRDLAERFDGVRPEHLRVPPEALADALASLDPELRAALELAITRVRAGHTAQLPQERSVDLGPGAQVRQRWVPVRRVGLYAPGGLALYPSSVVMNVVAAQVAGVEGLAVASPPQKDNDGLPDPTVLAACALLGVDEVYAVGGAQAIAMFAYGVAGEDAADGAGELCAPVDVITGPGNVYVAAAKRAVRGVVGIDAEAGPTEIAILADATADADHVAADLVSQAEHDPNAASVLVTNSEALAAAVEERLVERVAATKHSDRVRAALGGPQSAIVLVDDVEQGLAVVDAYAAEHLEIQTADAAALAERVRSAGAIFVGPYSPVSLGDYVAGSNHVLPTGGCAHFSSGLGVMSFMKSVQVIEYTRDALAEVTAPLVALSAAEDLPAHGEAAQARLPREA; this is encoded by the coding sequence GTGATCTCCCGAATCGATCTTCGCGGCCGCACGCTCACCTCGGCGCAGCTGCGCCGGGCCGTCCCGCGCGCGGAGCTGGACGTCGAGACGGCCACCGGCGCCGTCGAGCCGATCATCGCCGCCGTCCGCGAGCGCGGTGCCGCGGAGCTGCGCGACCTCGCCGAGCGGTTCGACGGCGTCCGCCCCGAGCACCTGCGCGTGCCGCCCGAGGCGCTGGCCGACGCGCTCGCGTCCCTCGACCCGGAGCTGCGCGCGGCGCTGGAGCTGGCGATCACCCGCGTGCGCGCCGGACACACGGCGCAGCTCCCGCAGGAGCGCTCGGTCGACCTCGGTCCGGGGGCGCAGGTGCGTCAGCGCTGGGTGCCGGTGCGCCGCGTCGGGCTGTACGCCCCGGGCGGGCTCGCGCTGTACCCGTCGAGCGTCGTCATGAACGTCGTCGCGGCCCAGGTCGCGGGCGTCGAGGGCCTCGCCGTCGCGAGCCCGCCGCAGAAGGACAACGACGGCCTGCCCGACCCGACCGTGCTGGCCGCGTGCGCGCTGCTCGGCGTGGACGAGGTCTACGCGGTCGGCGGTGCCCAGGCGATCGCCATGTTCGCGTACGGCGTCGCCGGTGAGGACGCGGCGGACGGTGCCGGCGAGCTGTGCGCACCGGTCGACGTCATCACCGGCCCGGGCAACGTCTACGTCGCCGCGGCCAAGCGCGCCGTCCGGGGGGTCGTCGGCATCGACGCGGAGGCCGGTCCCACGGAGATCGCGATCCTCGCCGACGCCACCGCCGACGCGGACCACGTCGCCGCCGACCTCGTGTCCCAGGCCGAGCACGACCCGAACGCGGCGTCCGTGCTGGTGACCAACTCCGAGGCGCTCGCGGCCGCGGTGGAGGAGCGGCTCGTCGAGCGCGTGGCCGCGACGAAGCACTCCGACCGGGTGCGCGCCGCCCTCGGCGGTCCGCAGTCGGCGATCGTGCTCGTGGACGACGTCGAGCAGGGCCTGGCCGTCGTCGACGCCTACGCGGCTGAGCACCTGGAGATCCAGACGGCCGATGCCGCGGCGCTCGCCGAGCGCGTGCGCTCGGCCGGGGCGATCTTCGTCGGCCCCTACTCGCCGGTGTCGCTCGGCGACTACGTCGCGGGGTCGAACCACGTCCTGCCGACGGGTGGGTGCGCGCACTTCTCCTCGGGTCTCGGCGTCATGAGCTTCATGAAGTCGGTCCAGGTCATCGAGTACACGCGCGACGCGCTGGCCGAGGTCACCGCGCCGCTGGTCGCGCTGTCGGCCGCCGAGGACCTGCCGGCCCACGGCGAGGCGGCCCAGGCGCGCCTGCCCCGGGAGGCCTGA
- a CDS encoding DUF1731 domain-containing protein produces the protein MRIVVAGGSGALGRALCGDLAARGHDVVVLTRSPSRDLPHRQVVWDGRTVGPWAAELEAEPAAGGDPASDVAVVNLAGRLVDARPTARNIADLRGSRVDATRALVAASTGAGRPVARWLQASTTAIWSDAGERRLDERSPLPEPGLAQMTGVARPWEASVEGAATQHLVVLRTSIVLAPGTPALDRLLLLSRLGLGGPVGSGRQWFSWIHLDDWLAVARSALGLGPVELPDGVVVAAAPHPVRNAELMAGLRRVVGRRVGLPTPSWLLRLGALALRTDPELALTGRSCTSAVLAAAGFRFRFDHLDEALADVVGPAA, from the coding sequence ATGAGAATCGTGGTCGCGGGCGGCTCGGGCGCGCTCGGCCGGGCGCTGTGCGGGGACCTCGCGGCGCGCGGTCACGACGTCGTCGTCCTCACCCGGAGCCCGTCGCGGGACCTGCCGCACCGGCAGGTGGTCTGGGACGGGCGCACGGTCGGCCCCTGGGCCGCGGAGCTCGAGGCCGAGCCCGCGGCCGGCGGCGACCCGGCGTCGGACGTCGCGGTCGTCAACCTCGCCGGGCGCCTCGTCGACGCCCGGCCGACCGCACGGAACATCGCCGACCTGCGCGGCTCGCGCGTCGACGCCACCCGCGCCCTCGTCGCGGCGAGCACCGGGGCCGGACGGCCGGTCGCCCGGTGGCTGCAGGCCAGCACGACCGCCATCTGGTCGGACGCCGGCGAGCGCCGGCTCGACGAGCGCTCACCCCTGCCGGAGCCCGGGCTGGCGCAGATGACCGGGGTCGCGCGCCCCTGGGAGGCGAGCGTCGAGGGCGCCGCGACCCAGCACCTGGTCGTCCTGCGCACGTCGATCGTCCTCGCCCCCGGGACACCCGCGCTCGACCGGCTCCTGCTCCTGAGCCGGCTCGGGCTCGGCGGCCCGGTCGGGTCGGGCCGGCAGTGGTTCTCCTGGATCCACCTGGACGACTGGCTCGCCGTCGCACGCTCGGCGCTCGGCCTCGGCCCGGTCGAGCTGCCGGACGGCGTCGTCGTCGCGGCGGCCCCGCACCCGGTGCGCAATGCCGAGCTCATGGCCGGCCTGCGTCGCGTCGTCGGTCGCCGGGTCGGCCTCCCGACGCCGTCGTGGCTGCTGCGGCTCGGCGCGCTCGCGCTGCGCACGGACCCCGAGCTCGCCCTGACGGGCCGCAGCTGCACGTCGGCGGTGCTGGCGGCGGCGGGATTCCGATTCCGGTTCGACCACCTCGACGAGGCCCTCGCGGACGTCGTCGGCCCGGCCGCCTGA
- a CDS encoding toxin, translating into MAGTDEGVDDGTGDAGDARRGSPDRPRRIRIVGASGSGKTTLAREAARRLGVAHLELDATFWDREWTFRDLADARRLVTEFAAAHPEGWVADGNWSTRLGGLLDPGTPGGADLVVWLDHSRVRTMARVVARTLRRGVTREELWHGNRERPATWLSRSTDDNVMLFAWRQHPAQRELMALRAADPHWLRLSGQRAVDAWLASLRPLG; encoded by the coding sequence GTGGCTGGGACGGACGAGGGCGTCGACGACGGGACGGGCGACGCGGGTGACGCGCGTCGCGGCTCACCCGACCGGCCGCGGAGGATCCGGATCGTCGGGGCCTCGGGCTCGGGCAAGACGACCCTCGCGCGCGAGGCGGCGCGCCGCCTCGGGGTGGCCCACCTCGAGCTCGACGCGACGTTCTGGGACCGGGAGTGGACCTTCCGCGACCTGGCGGACGCCCGACGGCTGGTGACCGAGTTCGCCGCCGCGCACCCGGAGGGCTGGGTGGCCGACGGCAACTGGAGCACGCGGCTCGGTGGGCTGCTCGATCCGGGGACGCCCGGGGGAGCCGACCTCGTCGTCTGGCTCGACCACTCGCGCGTCCGGACGATGGCGCGGGTGGTCGCTCGCACGCTGCGGCGCGGGGTCACGCGCGAGGAGCTGTGGCACGGCAACCGCGAGCGGCCGGCGACGTGGCTGAGCCGGAGCACCGACGACAACGTCATGCTGTTCGCCTGGCGGCAGCACCCGGCCCAGCGGGAGCTGATGGCCCTGCGGGCGGCGGACCCGCACTGGCTGCGGCTGTCCGGGCAGCGGGCGGTCGACGCGTGGCTCGCGTCGCTGCGTCCGCTCGGCTGA
- a CDS encoding RNA-binding S4 domain-containing protein — translation MTQEHATTTEVPIRDETIRLGQLLKLAGVVDDGTDAKFLLADEAVRVNGEVDERRGRQVRRGDTVEVSLPRGVVVVRVTGG, via the coding sequence ATGACGCAGGAGCACGCGACGACCACCGAGGTGCCGATCCGGGACGAGACCATCCGGCTCGGCCAGCTCCTCAAGCTCGCCGGCGTCGTCGACGACGGCACGGACGCCAAGTTCCTGCTCGCCGACGAGGCCGTCCGCGTCAACGGCGAGGTGGACGAGCGGCGCGGGCGCCAGGTCCGCCGCGGCGACACCGTCGAGGTGAGCCTGCCGCGCGGGGTCGTCGTCGTCCGCGTCACCGGGGGCTGA